A stretch of the Streptosporangium sp. NBC_01755 genome encodes the following:
- a CDS encoding DUF1932 domain-containing protein produces the protein MTEPPLTIAILHPGRMGAALATVLTAPERRLLCCLEGRSEATRQRAHDGGLISVPMRQLANEADIALSIVEPAVAYPVAMDLVTAGFHGLLIEANAIRPQALRAIADRVHAGGGQVVDASIMGPPPARNLPQPTRLYLSGPTSGVDVATTLFTAQELRTTVLGEDLGQASALKLAHSTVHKAGRALALLGHALAQEHGLSSELAEEMSRWSHPASNPEQFPSVASRSWRWGDELREAAEELHDSGLPSELVVHAAALFDLLADFKGASPTSEEIFNALNRHGPDMDSVG, from the coding sequence GTGACCGAGCCTCCCCTGACCATCGCAATCCTCCATCCCGGCCGGATGGGCGCGGCACTCGCCACAGTGCTCACCGCACCGGAACGTCGGCTGCTGTGCTGTCTGGAGGGGCGCTCGGAGGCGACACGGCAGCGAGCCCACGACGGCGGGCTCATCTCAGTACCGATGCGCCAGCTGGCCAACGAAGCCGACATTGCCCTGTCCATCGTCGAGCCCGCCGTCGCCTACCCCGTGGCCATGGATCTGGTAACGGCTGGATTTCATGGGCTGCTGATCGAGGCCAACGCGATCCGACCCCAGGCGCTCCGCGCGATCGCCGACCGCGTCCATGCCGGTGGCGGACAGGTCGTCGATGCCAGCATCATGGGTCCGCCTCCAGCGCGAAACCTGCCTCAGCCCACCCGTCTCTACCTCTCTGGCCCCACCTCCGGCGTTGACGTCGCCACCACGCTGTTCACAGCGCAAGAGCTCCGCACCACCGTGCTGGGCGAAGACCTCGGACAGGCATCAGCACTGAAACTAGCCCACAGCACAGTCCACAAGGCCGGCCGGGCACTCGCCCTGCTTGGGCACGCGCTGGCCCAGGAACATGGGCTGTCCTCCGAACTGGCCGAGGAGATGAGCCGGTGGTCTCATCCGGCCTCCAATCCCGAGCAATTCCCCAGCGTGGCCAGCCGAAGCTGGCGATGGGGTGACGAACTACGCGAGGCCGCCGAAGAACTCCACGACAGCGGGCTTCCGTCCGAACTGGTGGTTCATGCCGCCGCGTTGTTCGACCTGCTGGCCGACTTTAAAGGCGCCTCCCCCACCTCAGAAGAAATCTTTAACGCGCTGAATCGCCACGGCCCCGACATGGACTCTGTCGGTTAA
- a CDS encoding IS1380 family transposase has protein sequence MQLFHDSAKTHAIFDEERVVAYGGLGPVMRLAERCGLSDLAGEHVTPTGRDGVNPAAKIGSIVAGMACGADSIDDLDALRHGGMDTLFTGIRAPSTLGSFLRCLAWGNVRQIEKVARLLLARPAAHTPLPPGADVLAFLDVDSMQRRTYGYKKQGSGFGHTKIGGKGVLVRGLNVLASTLSTPLAAPVVTGTRLRGGSANSARGAAWFVRESIGAARSAGASATLMMRGDSAFYTAGVINACHTNDVRFSVTAKMDPKIKAAIAAIDETAWTAIKYPNAIFDEQAGGWISDAEIAEVAYTAFAAKKGQAITARLIVRRVKRLNSQTGLRPEEPFPLYRYHAIFTDSPYALGQAEEQHRDHAVIEQVNADLIDGPLAHLPSGVFTANAAWLTLAAICHNLLRAAGCLAGTFHAKARGATLRRHLIGVPARIARHGRGHLTLHLPRYWHWRHAWMNLFQAVHRLPPIRAA, from the coding sequence GTGCAATTGTTCCACGACTCTGCCAAGACCCATGCGATCTTCGATGAGGAGCGTGTAGTCGCGTACGGCGGGCTGGGGCCGGTGATGCGGTTGGCCGAGCGGTGCGGCCTGAGCGACCTGGCGGGCGAGCACGTCACTCCCACCGGCCGGGACGGCGTGAACCCGGCGGCGAAGATCGGCTCGATCGTAGCCGGGATGGCCTGCGGGGCCGACAGCATCGATGATCTGGACGCACTGCGCCACGGCGGCATGGACACGTTGTTTACCGGTATCCGCGCACCGTCCACGCTGGGATCGTTCCTGCGGTGCCTGGCCTGGGGCAACGTCCGGCAGATCGAGAAAGTGGCCCGCCTGCTGCTGGCCCGGCCGGCCGCCCATACGCCGTTGCCGCCCGGCGCGGACGTGCTCGCCTTCCTCGATGTGGACTCGATGCAGCGACGTACCTACGGCTACAAGAAGCAAGGATCGGGGTTCGGCCACACCAAGATCGGCGGCAAGGGCGTGCTGGTGCGCGGACTGAACGTGCTGGCCTCCACACTGTCCACACCGCTGGCCGCCCCGGTGGTGACCGGCACCCGGCTGCGCGGCGGAAGCGCGAACTCCGCCCGCGGCGCGGCCTGGTTCGTGCGTGAGTCGATCGGCGCGGCACGATCAGCGGGCGCGAGCGCCACCCTGATGATGCGCGGGGACTCGGCGTTCTACACCGCAGGCGTGATCAACGCCTGCCACACGAACGACGTGCGCTTCTCCGTCACCGCCAAAATGGACCCCAAGATCAAAGCCGCGATCGCGGCGATCGACGAAACCGCCTGGACAGCGATCAAATACCCCAACGCCATCTTCGACGAACAAGCAGGGGGCTGGATCTCCGACGCCGAGATCGCGGAGGTCGCCTACACGGCGTTCGCCGCGAAGAAGGGCCAGGCCATCACCGCCCGGCTGATCGTGCGCCGGGTCAAACGGCTCAACTCGCAGACCGGGCTCCGGCCAGAGGAACCGTTCCCGCTCTACCGCTATCACGCGATCTTCACCGACAGTCCGTACGCCCTCGGGCAGGCCGAGGAACAACACCGTGATCACGCGGTCATCGAGCAGGTCAACGCGGACTTGATCGACGGGCCATTAGCGCACCTGCCCTCGGGCGTGTTCACCGCCAACGCCGCCTGGCTGACCTTGGCGGCGATCTGCCACAACCTGCTGCGCGCGGCCGGCTGCCTGGCCGGAACCTTTCACGCCAAGGCGCGCGGCGCCACCCTGCGCCGCCATCTCATCGGCGTGCCCGCCCGCATCGCCCGGCACGGCCGGGGCCACCTCACCCTGCATCTTCCCCGGTATTGGCACTGGCGGCACGCATGGATGAACCTCTTCCAAGCCGTCCACCGGCTGCCACCGATCCGCGCGGCTTGA
- a CDS encoding DUF3427 domain-containing protein, which yields MDEAPVLGLRDSLITNQIAQKIVSWRESGHLVEVSQVDKEEVAHLLGRFVGEAVTRAMTALKSADEQVELANRLLLRLAGPESIENGPNRLLSVVKDVPGAVLPDRPLTSLSEAALLTNAREDPNLAHELAAELASADRVDLLCAFVKWSGLRILEKPLAELRRRGVPLRVITTTYMGATERRALDRLVGDFDAEVRISYEQNVTRLHAKAWLLRRRTGFDTAYIGSSNLSRAALLDGLEWNVRLSAVTTPRLLDKFEGTFDSYWNRQQFEPYDPKTDSERLDEALSRSKAGERIFDIPALVPHPFPHQKEMLEDLDVERTVHDRHRNLLVAATGTGKTVVAAFDYRNLQQRLGRRPSLLFVAHRKEILQQAMRTYRQVLAAPDFGELHVGDDQSRHWQHVFASVQSLNSRGIDTFAADHFDVVVIDEFHHASAVTYRRIIDHLKPKELLGLTATPERADGTWVQDEFFDRHITSELRLWDALDAGLLCPFHYFGINDETDLSSVTWSRGAYLGRELDEVLTGDSDRARLVFNALLDKVSDLQAVRGLGFCVSVRHAHFMAEFFTKAGLKSLAVDGSTDPAERRAALAALRDGKVTFLFAVDLFNEGLDIPDVNTLLLLRPTESATVFLQQLGRGLRRTPDKDVLTVLDFVGQHRKEYRFGNRFHALTGFARGRLKQQVDKDFPLLPSGCQIVLDRVTKDRLIAELKVQLNATISTLTQEIRSLAEMSLINYLEATGRDIHDIYRNRRYWTSRLRRTGLIKEDASPMEDALGRRVRALLHVDDQRRAEAYARLLRPDGPFYSQCSPTDQTFTRMLFFSFWRDGGGFTSYDAALSQLRAEPALCEEIRQVIAYGAERPRYVAKPLPEPLGQVPLAVNARYSADEILAALGWANLGGSMTSTMREGVAWIPATQCDALFVTLHKNEKEFSPQTMYRDFALTPTLFHWESQHRTSTQSATGLRYQNHERDGSHVLLFTRERKEDENRHPEPFVFHGTARYVEHQGERPMAVTWQLDEEMPADLFRRAAIAG from the coding sequence ATGGATGAGGCACCCGTTTTGGGCCTGCGCGACTCCCTGATCACCAACCAAATCGCCCAAAAGATTGTTTCTTGGCGTGAATCGGGCCACCTTGTCGAAGTATCCCAGGTGGACAAAGAAGAGGTTGCTCACCTGCTTGGCCGGTTCGTCGGGGAGGCGGTAACCCGAGCGATGACCGCGCTCAAGAGCGCCGACGAGCAGGTGGAGTTGGCGAATCGACTTTTGCTGCGCCTGGCCGGGCCCGAGTCCATCGAGAACGGACCGAACAGGCTGTTGTCGGTCGTCAAGGACGTGCCCGGCGCGGTCCTTCCTGATCGGCCGTTGACCTCATTGTCGGAGGCGGCGCTACTGACCAATGCCAGGGAGGACCCGAACCTGGCACATGAACTAGCAGCTGAGCTGGCTAGTGCCGATCGGGTAGACCTGCTGTGCGCATTCGTCAAATGGTCCGGGCTGCGCATCCTAGAGAAGCCACTTGCCGAGTTGCGCCGCCGAGGCGTCCCGCTACGTGTCATCACCACCACCTACATGGGCGCGACCGAGCGGCGGGCGCTGGATCGGCTCGTAGGTGATTTCGATGCCGAGGTCCGGATCAGCTACGAACAGAATGTAACCCGCCTGCATGCCAAGGCTTGGCTGTTGCGCCGCCGTACCGGTTTCGACACGGCCTATATCGGCAGTTCTAACCTGTCACGCGCTGCCTTGCTGGACGGCCTGGAATGGAATGTCCGCCTATCTGCGGTGACTACCCCGCGACTGCTGGACAAGTTCGAGGGCACCTTCGATTCTTACTGGAACAGACAGCAGTTCGAACCGTACGACCCAAAGACTGACAGCGAACGGCTCGACGAGGCTTTGTCTCGCTCAAAGGCAGGCGAGCGGATCTTTGACATCCCCGCGCTGGTACCTCATCCTTTCCCACATCAGAAAGAGATGCTGGAGGACCTCGACGTCGAGCGGACTGTGCACGACCGGCACCGCAATCTGCTGGTGGCGGCTACCGGAACCGGAAAGACGGTCGTGGCTGCCTTCGACTATCGCAATCTGCAACAGCGATTGGGGCGGCGTCCCTCTCTGCTATTCGTCGCGCATCGCAAAGAGATCTTGCAGCAGGCTATGCGCACCTACCGGCAGGTTCTAGCCGCTCCCGACTTCGGCGAACTGCACGTCGGCGACGATCAGTCCCGGCACTGGCAGCACGTGTTCGCCTCAGTCCAGTCCCTCAATTCACGTGGCATCGATACCTTCGCCGCCGACCATTTTGACGTCGTGGTTATCGACGAGTTCCACCACGCCTCTGCCGTGACTTACCGGCGGATCATCGATCACCTCAAGCCGAAGGAACTACTCGGCCTCACCGCCACCCCTGAGCGGGCCGATGGCACCTGGGTCCAAGACGAGTTCTTCGATCGGCACATCACTTCCGAACTGCGCCTGTGGGACGCTCTAGACGCCGGCCTGCTCTGTCCTTTTCACTACTTTGGGATCAACGACGAGACCGACCTCAGCAGCGTGACCTGGTCACGCGGCGCCTACCTCGGTCGCGAACTCGACGAGGTTCTTACCGGTGACAGCGATCGGGCTCGACTCGTGTTCAACGCACTGCTGGATAAGGTCAGCGACCTGCAAGCGGTCCGCGGCTTGGGTTTCTGCGTCTCGGTACGGCATGCACACTTCATGGCCGAGTTCTTCACCAAGGCGGGCCTGAAGTCGCTGGCCGTCGACGGATCGACTGACCCCGCCGAGCGCAGGGCGGCGCTGGCTGCCTTGCGCGATGGGAAAGTCACGTTCCTTTTCGCCGTAGACCTGTTCAACGAGGGTCTGGACATCCCCGATGTGAACACGCTGCTCCTACTGCGGCCAACCGAGAGCGCAACGGTCTTCCTCCAACAACTCGGTCGTGGACTACGCCGTACGCCCGATAAGGACGTGCTGACCGTCCTCGACTTCGTCGGGCAGCACCGCAAGGAGTACAGGTTCGGGAACCGATTCCATGCCTTGACCGGGTTCGCCAGAGGACGTCTGAAGCAGCAGGTGGACAAGGACTTCCCGCTGCTGCCGTCGGGGTGCCAGATCGTCTTGGACCGGGTCACCAAAGACCGATTGATTGCCGAGCTCAAAGTCCAACTCAACGCCACCATCTCTACACTCACCCAGGAGATCCGCTCCCTCGCAGAGATGTCCCTTATTAACTACCTCGAAGCCACCGGCCGCGATATCCACGACATCTACCGCAACCGACGCTACTGGACTTCACGGCTGCGCCGTACTGGGCTCATCAAGGAAGATGCCTCTCCCATGGAGGATGCGCTTGGCCGTCGCGTGCGTGCTTTGCTTCACGTAGACGACCAGCGACGAGCCGAGGCGTATGCACGTCTGTTGCGACCCGACGGTCCGTTCTATAGTCAGTGCTCCCCCACCGACCAGACCTTCACCCGCATGCTGTTCTTCTCCTTCTGGCGCGACGGCGGCGGCTTCACCTCCTACGACGCGGCTCTCTCACAGCTGCGCGCTGAGCCCGCGCTATGCGAGGAGATCCGGCAGGTAATCGCCTACGGCGCAGAGCGTCCCAGGTACGTTGCCAAACCTCTGCCCGAACCACTGGGGCAGGTGCCTCTTGCGGTCAACGCCCGGTATTCGGCTGACGAGATCCTCGCGGCTCTCGGCTGGGCGAATCTGGGTGGCTCCATGACGTCAACCATGCGCGAAGGTGTCGCATGGATCCCGGCCACGCAGTGCGACGCGCTCTTCGTCACCTTGCACAAGAACGAGAAGGAGTTCTCACCACAAACCATGTACCGGGACTTCGCACTCACCCCGACCCTGTTCCACTGGGAGTCCCAGCACCGCACGAGCACGCAGTCAGCCACTGGACTCCGCTACCAGAACCACGAACGAGACGGCAGCCACGTGCTGCTGTTCACCCGGGAGCGCAAGGAGGACGAGAACCGCCACCCCGAACCGTTCGTCTTCCACGGCACCGCCCGGTACGTGGAACACCAGGGGGAGAGACCCATGGCCGTGACCTGGCAGCTCGATGAGGAGATGCCCGCCGACTTGTTCCGTCGCGCTGCTATCGCGGGGTAG
- a CDS encoding DUF397 domain-containing protein: MAELPDGGCAVRDSKDPNGPVLRFASGEWRIFISGIKSGSLEV, translated from the coding sequence CCCCGACGGCGGCTGTGCCGTACGGGATAGTAAGGACCCGAACGGGCCAGTGCTGCGCTTCGCTAGCGGCGAATGGCGGATATTTATCAGCGGTATTAAAAGCGGATCCTTAGAGGTCTGA